The sequence ccaaactcctaatttattcctccctttTTGgttaccataagtttgttttctgtgcctatatctgtgagtctatttcttttttgtaaatagttcatctgtgtcttttaaaaaattctacctgtaagtggtatcatatgatattcatctctttttttggACATGCTtcatttatggctgcactgggtctttgctgctgtacgcaggatttctctagttgtggagagtggagctaccctctagttgtggtttctcaatgcagtggcttctcctgtagAGCCCAGGGCTCCGTAGTTGTGATTGCTGGCTCCAGGGTGcatggcttcagtagctgtggcacaggggctcaTGAGTTGTGGTTCACAAGCCCTCAAGTGTGCAGGCTTAAGTAGTCGtggtacatgggctcagcagttgcagtgcacaagctctagcgcacaggctcagtagttgtggcacgtgggcttagttgctctgaggcacgtggaatcttccctgcccagggatcaaacccgtgcttcctgtattggcaggtgattcttgtTCATTGCATCATCAAGGAAGTCctctatctttctctttctcacttacttcacttagcacatAATATTCTgaaggtccatccacgttgctgtgaatgacattatttcattcttttttatgactgaatagtattccattgtgtgtgtgtgtgtgtgtgtgtgtgtatacatataccacattttctttatccattcatctgttcatggacgtttaggttgcttccatatcttggctattgtaaatggtgctgctatgaacactgggatgcgtatgtcttttcaaattagcatttttgtttttttggagtatatacctaggagtggagttgttgggtcatatggcagttctatttttagttttttgagaaacttctatACGTTTTCCAcatggttgcaccaatttatatttaaGGATGTGACATTTAAGCTGAGTTTGGAACAAAGACTGTGGTTTAAGAATCGCAGAGGGAGAACATTGCAATTAGAGAAACaatgtgtatctgtgtatacaGTAGGAGCCACCAAGGGGCACTCCATGCTTGGGGGACAATGGGATGCTTTTCACATAGAGGAATttagtggcagaagatgagatggacaGGTAAACCTTGAATGCCATGTGAGGACACTGGCATTTGCAGGAACACTTTTTAACCTACTAGTTAAGAAAATCTACACCCAAGTAACTCTGTCTGGGAATAAACACCACCTCCTCCTTTAGCAAACTTTATCACCTTCACAGTTAACTCTCTAGACTATAGTTCCCTTATCTCAAGCATGGACACAATACTACTATTTATCCTGTAAGGTATTTAAGAGGTTATGTGAGAGAGGTGTTCTGGGTACAttagaaaatgttagtcactcaatcacgcctgactctttgtgaccccatggactgtagcctgcctggaattctccaggtgtaccagggtgggtgtgggtgtgttagtcactcagtcgctctttgcaaccccatggacgatagctcaccagtctcctctgtccatggaattctccaggcagaaatactggagtgggttgccattcccttctccaggggatcttccagacctaggggctgaacccaggttttctgcattgcaggcagtttctttaccgtctgagtcaccagggaagcccctctggatACATTGGCTATCTAGATATTTTTTAAGCATGTCAGGCTCATTCTCACCATGGGATCCTTGCAGTAGCTGTTTCCTGCATGTATCATGTTTTGCCCCTAGATCTTATATGGAGCATGCTTACCACATTCTAATCACAAAATATCAGTTCCACAGAAAGGGCTTTCCTGACTCTATAGTCCAATGTAGCCACCCAGTCCCTCACTTCCATATCACTTTCCTTTAATTCTCTTCATGGCATTTTTCTCTATCTGAGATAGGAAAGGTCATATGTGTCTTATCCTATATTATATTTCCCATACAAAGAATTGACTAATACATTGTATACAAtaactaaatatttttgaaatcaaTGTGTTGAACTTTAGATAGTCAATTAAGCAACCCATACCTTGGTTTCAATTTTTGTAACATCAGGATTGAAATACTGCCACACATAATTGTTGGGAGAAATCTAATGAGAAAAACACACAGAATTTTTTCCAGTGTATTTGAAAAATGAGTAAATACTGGTTACCTACATCATTGCCTTGTATATTTTTTGCCCAGTAATTCAGTACTTAAACAACACACAAACTTTGCAGATAAtggtatattttctgttttcttcaagcTTTGTGGATCCTGCAAAAATACTTTCCAGTGTGTTTCTACCAGTCTGTCTCCAATCTACAACTCCACACCGATGTCttctcactgtttttctttcattccctAACAACAGTGCCTGAAACCAAGCTCCGTATTATTTGGAACATCTGTATGTTACTTTCATGCTGTCATCTCAAACACAGAGTAGATATTTTAACAACTGATGGAAACAACCTGAGGTAGTTGAGTTCTTACAAGAGCTATGCTGCAAAGAAGCCCTGTCCACCAGTATACCAGTTAGCTTTATGCTGGAAGTTTTCCTGAAAGCTCAAGAATTGATCAGAACATCATGAACCAGATGAGCCGTCCAGGATTAGAATAGTCTCCATAACCATTTTGCCTCCATGATCTGCCTGAATGACAGACAATTATTGAACACCTCTGCTTCAGCTCATAGTTATGTACAGAAAATTAGTATACATTTCAAACTGGCGTTAAGTCTGAAAGTCCACTCATTCTTAAGTCCATTCACTGACATAATGGTCAGCCAAGCAGCCACTGCCTCCTGTGGAGCACCTCTAAGGACAGAATTGTTTCCCAAGAGTGTTTGGAAGCTATTCAAAAGTTTTTCCTTACATCTCTTTAATATTGATTCAGTCAACATTGTTAAGTACTTCTCTATGCCAAGTTATGATTAGACCACACACAAAACATTTTATATCCTTTACTCCTCATACTCTTGTAagtgagaaaataaacattttccataTTTCTCTCATTCCTGAAGATTCTGATTGTAGAAGCTGGAAAGAGGTGAGAAATTAGGGAGCTCCTAGAATGTATATTTGGGCCTACTCTATGGAATTTATATATACTCCCCTATGAGAATCTTTTTTGTCATCACTCTGAGTCCTGATGTAGAATTAAGCCAACTACATTTAACTTCCTTTCCTCAGGCTTTTTTGTTAAGAGTTGTCTCGTCAGTGTCTATGATTAAAGGCATCAGCACATCAGTACTTTCAGCAGACTTATCAGAGTCTTAGCCCCAAGAACCTCTATACCTTTGGAGGAGAGTTGCTACATACACCAAGAGAATGGGCAATCATTTTACAGTGAGCACATTCCTTCTGTGGGGATTTTCCAGTTTCTCAGACCTGCAGGATCTCCTTTTTCTGATGATTTTCTTCTCCCATGTGACCATCCTAGCTGCAAACACATCCGTAATGGTGGCTGTCAAGCTCAGTCACAACCTTCACactcccatgtactttttcctctgtGGCCTCTCCTTTTCAGAAACCTGTACCACTGTGGTAATCATCCCTCGCATGTTGGTGGACTTGCTATCAGACAGTAAGTCCATTTCTATTCCTGAGTGTGCCACacagatgtttttcttctttggcttAGGAACCAACAACTGCTTCATCTTGGCCGCCATGTCCTATGACCGTTACACTGCTATTCACAACCCACTGCACTACTCCATCCTTATGACCCATAAGATCTGCTTTCAACTGATGATGGCTTCTTGCATTACTGGGGTTGTGGTGTCACTGTGCATTGTCCTCATAGTATTCaacttgtctttttgtgactctaGCATCATCCAACATTTTTTTTGTGACATTACACCTGTAGTCTCCCTTGCCTGTGATTACACCATTTTTCAGAAAATGGTTCTTCTTGCCTTCACTGTCTTTGTGTTGGTGGGCAGctttattttaattatgatttCCTATGTCTTCATTGGGTCCATAGTTATGAAGATGCCTTCTGCTAAGGGGAGGTATAAGGCCTTCTCAACTTGCTCCTCCCACCTCATTGTGGTATGCATACACTATGGATTTGCTGGCTTTGTCTATTTGAGGCCCAAGAACAGTGACTCTTTCCATGAAGATatgctgatggctgtgacatatACAGTGCTGACACCTCTGCTTAATCCCATTGTTTACAGtctaaaaaacaaagcaatgcaAATAGCCCTAAAGAAAGTACTAGACAATATATGTAGGTTTTCCCCTTAGATAGTAAATAAAAGAGCCCTGAAcacttctaaaaattttatagtgCAAGCGTTGATAAATAAAAGTAGAGAAAGTGAAGTTCTTtttgttcagtcgataagttgtgtctaattctttgtgactccatggactgtggcacaccaggatcctctgtcctcactgtctcccagagttggttcaaattcatgtctattgagtcgataatgctgtctaaccatctcatcctctgccgccctcttctcctttcaccttcagttGGAGTACTTCCAATGCAAATCATCACTTTGTTATACAGAGCAATTAAAATGTATTCTAATGACTAATATGCTCTGGTCTTACTCCTTTTCTGCCATAAAACTAGacgtagttttaaaatatttttaaacaaaatatttaaaatttttattacatacatacatacatatacatatatatgcatgtgtgtgcatatatgtgtgtgcttagtcgctcagttggtcTGACTtggaaaggttgttgctgaatgaaaagacgccgggattcttggcctccggagaagaattcaatccggggccagagacgaggctggatcactcagagcctttatgtaataaagttttattaaagtataaaggagatagagaaagcttctgacataggcatcagaagggggcagaaagagtaaaCCCCGGCTAGTCTTCAGTTGggtgttatatagtcactagcagtc comes from Cervus elaphus chromosome 1, mCerEla1.1, whole genome shotgun sequence and encodes:
- the LOC122701822 gene encoding olfactory receptor 10K1-like codes for the protein MGNHFTVSTFLLWGFSSFSDLQDLLFLMIFFSHVTILAANTSVMVAVKLSHNLHTPMYFFLCGLSFSETCTTVVIIPRMLVDLLSDSKSISIPECATQMFFFFGLGTNNCFILAAMSYDRYTAIHNPLHYSILMTHKICFQLMMASCITGVVVSLCIVLIVFNLSFCDSSIIQHFFCDITPVVSLACDYTIFQKMVLLAFTVFVLVGSFILIMISYVFIGSIVMKMPSAKGRYKAFSTCSSHLIVVCIHYGFAGFVYLRPKNSDSFHEDMLMAVTYTVLTPLLNPIVYSLKNKAMQIALKKVLDNICRLLPCGVRDYWVCCSHSLLNIELKFG